TTGAGGTGAAGAAGGCGGACAGGATCTTCAGGATTTACAGGATTGATTCTGATCGTTGGCCCCGGCGCCTGCTTTCCAAACAGCTTTGCAATCATTCTGTCCCCAATGATCTTGCCTTCCAAAGCATCCAAAGCGCGCTTGTGATTCTCGCGTGTGTGCCGAGATTCTCACAGGATCCTTTCTGGATGACAGGAGGGAGGAGTCTTGCGAAGCGGGGCTTGACAGGATTAACCGGATTTACAGGATTGATTTTTTTCGGTGGACCCGGCGCACACCTCCCAGACAGCTTTGCAATCATTCTGCCCCCAATGATTCTGCCTCTTAAAGCCTTTCAATCGCGCCTGTGATTCTCGCGCGCGTGCCGTGATTTTCACAGGATCCTTTCTGGATGACAGGAGGGAGGAGTCTTGCGAAGCGGGTTTGACAGGATCAACTGGATTCACAGGATCGATTCTTATCGTTGGACCCGGCGCCTGCCTCCCAAACAGCTTTTCAATCATTCTGCCCTCAATGATTTTGCCTTTTAAAGCCTTTCAATCGCGCTTGTGATTCTCGCGGGCGTGCCGAGATTTTCACAGGATCCTTTCTGGATGACATGAGGGAGGAGTCTTGCGAAGCGGGTTTGACAGGATCAACTGGATTCACAGGATCGATTCTTATCGTTGGCCCCGGCGACTGCTTTCCAGACAGCTCTGCAATCGTTCTGTCCCCAATGATTCTGCCTTCTAAAGCCTTTCAATCGCGCTTGTGATTCTCGCGGGCGTGCCGAGATTTTCACAGGATCCTTTCTGGATGACAGGAGGGGATTGACTCGCAGGGAGCGCGAGTTGATTGGTGTGAACCCATCAATCCCATTTGACTGCAGGCAATCCGGTAAATCCTATCATTTATGTCAATTCTCCCGCTTAACTGCCTGTTCCTGCGGGTGTTTTCCTGCCGGGGATGGGCTGCCGGATTCACCGCCGCGAGCGCGGCGAATATTTTTCCGGTGCCCGCAGTTTCCGCTTGACATTTTCATTTTTCGGGTTATCATGTAACCGTTTACATTTCAGCGCGACTTGCTCCCGTTCCGGGGGGCGGAAAAATGTAAACGTTTACAGCAAAATTGTTGTCCGGCATTCCCGCGGCTGTTTCCGGCTGTACCGAAAGGAAAATCGCCGTCATGAGCGTGACCATCCGAGAGGTAGCCAAGAAAGCGGGAGTTTCCACCGCCACGGTTTCGCGCGTGTTCAACAACGCGCCGGCGGTGGACGCGGACACGCGCCGCCACGTGCAGGCGGTGGCGCGCAAGCTGCACTATGCCCCGCACGCCGCCGGCCGCAGCCTGAGCATGAAGCGCACCGATGCCATCGGCCTGCTGCTGCCCGACGTTTACGGCGAGTTTTTCTCCGAAGTCATCCGCGGCGCCGACCAGGCGGCGCAACAGAACCACTACCATCTGCTCGTCTCCAGCTCGCACACCACGCGCGAGGCCCTGGCCGGCGCGCTGCAAGTGATGCGCGGCCGCGTCGACGGCCTGGTCATCATGTCGCCCCACATCGACGGCCACACGCTCAAGACCAACCTGTCCAAAACCCTGCCCGTGGTTCTGCTCAACTGCCACGTCGCGGACGCGAGTTTCGACTCCTTCAATATCGACAATTTCCACGGCGCCTATGAGATGGTGCGCCACTTGCTCGGCCATGGCTTTCAGCGCATCGCCATCATCAAGGGCACCGAAAAGAACCTGGATGCCGAAGAGCGCTTGCGCGGCTATCGCCAGGCGCTCAGCGATGGCGGCGCGGCCTGCGCCGCGGAGCTGGAGGCGCCGGGCAATTTCTCCGAGGCCTCCGGCTACGAGGCGGCGCGGCAAATCATGACGCTCTCCCCGCGGCCCGCCGCGATTTTCGCCTCGAATGATTCCATGGCGCTCGGCGCGCTCAGTGCCTTGCGCGAAATGGGGGTGGCGGTGCCGGCTGATATCGCGCTCGCCGGCTTCGACGACATTCCGCTGGCACGCTATCTGTCGCCCGCCCTGACCTCCGTGCATGTCCCGATCAGCGAACTGGGCGCGCAGGCGATCCGCCGGTTGTTTCAAGTCTTGCAGAAGAAGAACCGCCAACAAAAGCAGCACGCCGCCGTGCCCACGCGGCTGGTGCTGCGGGAGTCGTGCGGGTGCCCGAAACATTCCAACCATGAGCAGATACAAAGAACAATGAATCAAGGAGGTGAACGGCATGGCATGATTGAAACGGTCGGTTAAACAGTTCAGCGCGGACTATTCACTCTCAACCTGCGAAGGGAATTCCATGAGAACAAGATTTTCCAACGTGCTGGCCGCCGGCTTCTTGCTGGCGTTTGCGTTTGCCGCCTTCGGCCAAACTGCGCGCACTGACGCAATCTGGGCGCGCCGGGTGGTCGAGGGCTCGATCACGCTGGACGGCAAATTGGATGAGCCGGCGTGGAATAACGCGGAGAGCGTTTTGATCAAATACGGCCAAAACGCCGGCGATCCCGGCAGTGGCTGGCGCAATGAAGGCGGGGCCGTACCCACCGACCCGCTGGATGCGACCCTGAAATTCCTGGTGGTGGGCAATCAATTGTATTTGGGGCTGGCGGTGAAGGACAGCTCCGTGGGCGGCGGCTTGTTCAACCGCTTTGATGGCGTGTTGATGAACCTTCGCCGCAAGGAATCTCCTGATCGTCCGGCGCCGCCGTTTGAATATTTCTACGGCTGGGTGACGGAACCGTGGGCAGATCCGGCCACCGGAAACATCGGCGCCTTGCCGAGCTTTTTTGGCGCTGCGGGCGGCCCGCGCACGCCCGAGAATTTAGAAATTTGGGATGCCGTGACCACGGTGCAAGGCATCAGCAATTCCGATACCCTGCCCGATGTTGGTTACACGATGGAATTCCGGCTGAACCTGACCCCGCGCGGCTATGACGTGACGCGGCCCCAGGGCGAC
This genomic stretch from bacterium harbors:
- a CDS encoding LacI family transcriptional regulator; translated protein: MSVTIREVAKKAGVSTATVSRVFNNAPAVDADTRRHVQAVARKLHYAPHAAGRSLSMKRTDAIGLLLPDVYGEFFSEVIRGADQAAQQNHYHLLVSSSHTTREALAGALQVMRGRVDGLVIMSPHIDGHTLKTNLSKTLPVVLLNCHVADASFDSFNIDNFHGAYEMVRHLLGHGFQRIAIIKGTEKNLDAEERLRGYRQALSDGGAACAAELEAPGNFSEASGYEAARQIMTLSPRPAAIFASNDSMALGALSALREMGVAVPADIALAGFDDIPLARYLSPALTSVHVPISELGAQAIRRLFQVLQKKNRQQKQHAAVPTRLVLRESCGCPKHSNHEQIQRTMNQGGERHGMIETVG